A stretch of Verrucomicrobiota bacterium DNA encodes these proteins:
- a CDS encoding ABC transporter permease yields the protein MILSLPRSARLPAIVLCGMILAVLVGPFLFPHSFALPGTETYAAPSATHICGTDLNGRDLLLRILEGGRISLLVGICGAGISLIIGTSYGLIAGSSSRGVDNSMMRLVDILYSVPRLIFILIFINAFNERLQLAASNHGWDCLVASSRLVILILSLGIIEWLTMARIVRGQTLTLRERSYVAAARVLGEGYWTILWRHLLPNLAGIILVYLTLAIPSVIIDEAFLSFLGLGVQAPQSSWGSLLAEGASSINPLKGAWWMILFPSLALLTTLLALYSIGDALRRSISAK from the coding sequence ATGATTCTCTCACTCCCCAGATCGGCAAGGCTTCCGGCGATAGTTCTCTGCGGAATGATCCTTGCGGTTCTTGTCGGTCCCTTTCTTTTCCCTCACTCCTTCGCACTGCCAGGGACGGAGACCTATGCAGCACCCAGTGCTACCCACATCTGTGGAACCGACCTAAATGGCCGTGATCTTCTCCTGCGGATACTTGAAGGGGGACGGATCTCGCTACTTGTCGGCATCTGTGGCGCTGGCATCAGTCTGATCATCGGCACCTCCTACGGCCTTATCGCAGGGTCTTCAAGCCGGGGCGTTGATAACTCCATGATGCGCTTGGTCGATATTCTCTATTCGGTTCCACGCCTGATTTTCATCCTGATCTTTATCAATGCATTCAATGAGCGTCTTCAGTTGGCTGCAAGTAACCATGGCTGGGACTGCCTGGTCGCCTCATCGCGCCTAGTCATCCTAATCCTGAGCCTAGGGATCATTGAATGGCTTACGATGGCTCGGATCGTACGGGGCCAGACCCTCACCCTGAGAGAGCGCTCTTATGTGGCCGCGGCGCGCGTTCTGGGAGAGGGCTATTGGACGATTCTCTGGAGGCACCTCCTTCCCAATCTTGCCGGCATCATCCTTGTCTATCTCACCCTAGCCATACCCTCTGTCATTATCGACGAGGCCTTCCTGAGTTTCCTAGGTCTCGGAGTCCAAGCTCCACAATCCAGCTGGGGCTCCCTGCTCGCCGAGGGTGCCTCATCCATCAATCCCCTCAAGGGAGCCTGGTGGATGATTCTCTTCCCCTCATTGGCCCTGCTGACAACACTGCTCGCACTCTATTCAATAGGCGACGCCCTCAGACGCTCCATCTCAGCTAAATAG
- a CDS encoding CCA tRNA nucleotidyltransferase has translation MSEAAARSIVEKLRAKGFEALYAGGCVRDRLLGLEPHDYDVATSARPEQVEALFPRTVPVGAQFGVIVVLEAGAEIQVATFRGDGTYHDGRHPESVHYTDAKGDASRRDFTINGLFYDPIGEETLDFVGGREDLKKRLIRAIGNPSERFAEDKLRLLRAVRFATTLGFAIDPPTWSAVLQWTPEIHAVSAERIRDEFCKILLSPNRLRGFDLLDESGLLRMILPEMETLKGCDQPPDFHPEGDVFVHTRLMISLLPPTVSLPLVLSVLFHDLGKPPTRFVDETGRIRFNGHEGVSAEMSIRIMKRLRFSNEIIDDVIPAVRLHMSFKDVPNMRVATLKRMMARPTFDDELELHRVDCLASHGMLDNHALLIARREEFANQPLIPSPLLNGDDLIGLGWKPGKKFAEILQAIQTLQLEGTLNSRDEALAWISSEYSS, from the coding sequence ATGAGTGAAGCCGCCGCACGATCCATCGTGGAGAAGCTTCGCGCCAAGGGCTTCGAGGCACTCTATGCTGGGGGCTGTGTTCGGGATCGCCTCCTCGGCTTGGAACCTCATGACTACGATGTGGCCACGAGCGCCCGACCCGAGCAAGTGGAGGCACTCTTTCCCAGGACTGTCCCCGTCGGTGCACAGTTCGGTGTGATTGTCGTGCTGGAGGCAGGGGCCGAGATCCAGGTAGCCACCTTCCGTGGAGACGGCACCTACCATGATGGCAGGCATCCCGAGAGCGTCCATTACACGGATGCCAAGGGGGATGCCAGTCGGCGCGATTTCACGATTAACGGTCTCTTCTACGATCCGATCGGCGAAGAAACCCTGGATTTTGTAGGGGGACGCGAGGATCTGAAGAAGCGCCTTATCCGGGCGATTGGGAATCCTTCCGAGCGCTTTGCCGAGGACAAGCTCCGTCTACTGAGAGCCGTGCGTTTTGCAACAACCCTAGGTTTCGCCATCGATCCCCCAACCTGGAGTGCAGTGCTGCAGTGGACCCCTGAGATTCATGCCGTCAGCGCCGAACGGATCCGTGACGAGTTCTGCAAGATCCTCCTCTCACCGAACCGGCTTCGAGGATTCGACCTGCTGGATGAAAGCGGCCTACTCAGGATGATCCTGCCCGAGATGGAGACACTGAAGGGTTGCGATCAACCGCCGGACTTCCATCCCGAGGGGGATGTCTTTGTCCATACGCGACTGATGATTTCCCTTCTACCGCCGACTGTCTCACTGCCTCTTGTGCTCTCGGTGCTCTTCCACGACTTGGGTAAACCCCCGACACGGTTTGTCGATGAGACCGGCCGCATCCGCTTCAATGGACATGAGGGCGTCAGCGCCGAGATGAGTATTCGGATCATGAAGCGGCTACGCTTCTCCAATGAGATCATCGATGACGTGATTCCGGCGGTCAGACTCCACATGAGCTTCAAGGATGTCCCGAACATGCGCGTTGCCACGCTCAAGCGCATGATGGCCCGTCCTACGTTTGACGATGAACTCGAACTCCACCGCGTCGACTGTCTGGCCAGCCACGGAATGCTCGACAACCATGCGTTACTGATTGCCAGGCGTGAGGAGTTCGCCAATCAGCCGCTTATTCCCTCACCCCTTCTCAACGGCGACGACCTGATCGGACTTGGTTGGAAACCGGGCAAGAAATTCGCGGAAATCCTCCAGGCCATTCAAACCCTTCAACTTGAGGGCACTCTCAACTCTCGAGACGAGGCGCTTGCCTGGATTTCCTCGGAATATTCCAGTTAA
- the gcvP gene encoding aminomethyl-transferring glycine dehydrogenase, translated as MSTIGADQLDSVLSRGRFSRRHLGSHHREIRAMLETLGYASLEELIAKTVPAEIRSAKPLDLPPAASEEEALAELREIASRNEVRTSYIGMGYHGTNLPTVIQRNILENPGWYTAYTPYQAEISQGRMEALVNFQTMVCDLTGMAIANASMLDEATAAAEAMAMCHDLKGPQGIQGGVSFFVSESCHPQTISLLRTRTEPLGIVLIVGSEDQIPTSGLCGGILQYPATDGAIIDPTSSIEKIHAAGGLAVVASDPLALVLLKPPGEFGADIVVGSSQRFGVPMGYGGPHAAFLAVRDEFKRRLPGRLVGVSRDADGNPAYRLTLQTREQHIRREKATSNICTAQVLLAVIASMFAVYHGPKGLREIAEKIHLHALKLASLLAKNGWSVSNAPFFDTVRVNMTSAESSSLCSRAEKAGINLRFLGDTAVSVSLDETSGSIDGLIELFGKGPGNVVNDPLSWQTPDALRRTSDYLTHPVFNTHHTETEMLRYMRRLEAKDLSLTTSMIPLGSCTMKLNATSEMLPVTWETIGGLHPFVPIEQAKGYQVIFEQLERWLAEITGFHAVSLQPNAGSQGEYAGLLVIRAYHRSRGDMNRIVCLIPVSAHGTNPASAAMVGMEIVGVACDADGNVDVDDLRAKIEIHRDRLSALMVTYPSTHGVFESRIKEICSMIHEAGGQVYMDGANMNAQVGLCSPGDIGADVCHLNLHKTFCIPHGGGGPGVGPIGVAKHLSPFLPGHSVIPTGGSQAVSEVSAAPWGSASICVISWMYLRMMGPDGLAAASAIAILNANYMAKRIESYFPVLYKGANGTVAHECILDLREWKARAGIEVEDVAKRLIDYGFHAPTMSWPVAGTLMIEPTESESKEELDRFCDAMIAIHGELTAIERGELDKADNPLKRAPHTALTVTSDEWNRPYSRAQAAYPVAWLKKHKFWPSVSRVDNVYGDRNIFCSCLPVQED; from the coding sequence ATGAGTACCATCGGGGCTGACCAACTAGACTCTGTTCTCTCCCGCGGGCGCTTCTCCCGCCGACATCTCGGTTCCCACCATCGGGAAATCCGAGCAATGCTGGAGACTCTGGGATATGCCTCTCTCGAGGAGCTGATTGCAAAGACGGTTCCCGCCGAGATCAGGAGCGCAAAGCCGCTGGATCTTCCCCCAGCTGCCAGCGAGGAAGAGGCTCTTGCTGAGCTACGCGAGATTGCTTCCAGAAACGAAGTGCGCACCTCCTACATCGGGATGGGATATCACGGCACGAACCTGCCCACCGTGATTCAACGGAATATTCTGGAGAACCCAGGTTGGTACACGGCCTACACGCCTTACCAGGCTGAGATCTCGCAGGGGCGCATGGAGGCTCTGGTGAATTTTCAGACCATGGTCTGCGACCTGACAGGCATGGCGATCGCGAATGCCTCGATGCTGGATGAGGCGACTGCCGCCGCCGAGGCCATGGCGATGTGTCATGACCTTAAGGGTCCCCAGGGTATTCAAGGCGGAGTATCCTTCTTTGTCTCGGAGAGTTGCCATCCCCAGACCATCTCCTTGCTCCGCACCCGCACGGAACCGCTGGGCATCGTATTGATCGTCGGCAGTGAAGATCAGATCCCGACATCGGGTCTCTGTGGTGGAATCCTCCAGTATCCGGCCACGGATGGAGCGATCATCGACCCGACTTCATCGATTGAGAAAATCCATGCCGCCGGCGGTCTCGCCGTGGTCGCCTCGGATCCACTGGCCCTGGTCCTCCTGAAGCCTCCTGGTGAGTTCGGTGCCGACATCGTCGTTGGTTCCTCTCAGCGCTTCGGTGTCCCTATGGGATACGGAGGCCCTCATGCCGCATTCCTAGCTGTCCGTGACGAGTTCAAGCGCCGCCTGCCGGGCCGCTTGGTTGGAGTCTCCCGTGATGCCGATGGCAATCCCGCCTATCGCCTCACGCTCCAGACCCGCGAGCAGCATATCCGCCGCGAGAAAGCCACGAGCAACATCTGCACCGCCCAGGTTCTGCTTGCTGTCATCGCCTCCATGTTTGCCGTTTACCATGGTCCGAAGGGGCTTCGGGAGATCGCCGAGAAGATCCATCTCCATGCCCTCAAGCTGGCCTCACTACTTGCCAAGAACGGCTGGTCCGTCAGCAACGCCCCCTTCTTCGACACTGTCCGGGTAAACATGACCTCTGCCGAATCCTCTTCACTCTGTTCCCGCGCGGAGAAAGCCGGTATCAATCTCAGGTTCCTTGGCGACACGGCCGTGTCCGTTTCTCTCGATGAGACTTCCGGTTCCATTGATGGGTTGATCGAACTTTTTGGCAAGGGGCCCGGCAATGTGGTGAATGATCCACTCTCCTGGCAGACTCCCGATGCTCTCCGACGCACCTCGGACTATCTGACTCATCCGGTCTTCAATACACACCACACCGAGACCGAGATGCTCCGCTATATGCGCCGCCTCGAGGCCAAGGATCTCTCTCTCACCACTTCGATGATCCCACTCGGATCATGCACCATGAAGCTGAACGCGACTTCCGAGATGCTCCCTGTCACCTGGGAGACGATAGGAGGCCTTCACCCCTTCGTCCCGATAGAACAGGCCAAGGGTTATCAAGTCATCTTTGAGCAACTTGAGCGGTGGCTTGCCGAGATCACCGGCTTCCATGCCGTCTCTCTCCAGCCGAACGCAGGTTCCCAGGGAGAATACGCCGGACTGCTCGTGATCCGTGCCTATCACCGTTCACGAGGCGATATGAACCGTATTGTCTGCCTCATCCCTGTTTCCGCTCATGGGACCAATCCAGCCAGCGCCGCTATGGTCGGCATGGAGATCGTGGGAGTCGCCTGCGATGCCGATGGGAATGTCGATGTGGACGACCTCCGCGCCAAGATAGAGATTCATCGCGACCGTCTCTCAGCCCTCATGGTCACCTATCCCTCGACCCACGGCGTCTTCGAGTCCCGGATCAAGGAGATCTGTTCGATGATCCATGAGGCGGGAGGTCAGGTCTACATGGACGGAGCAAACATGAACGCCCAGGTCGGACTCTGCAGTCCTGGTGACATCGGGGCGGATGTCTGTCATCTGAACCTTCACAAGACCTTCTGCATCCCCCATGGAGGGGGCGGTCCAGGAGTGGGTCCGATTGGCGTGGCTAAGCATCTCTCTCCATTCCTGCCCGGACATTCCGTGATCCCGACCGGCGGTTCCCAAGCCGTCTCCGAGGTCAGCGCCGCGCCATGGGGCAGTGCCAGCATTTGCGTCATCAGCTGGATGTATCTTCGCATGATGGGCCCAGACGGACTGGCAGCAGCCAGCGCCATTGCCATCCTGAATGCAAACTACATGGCCAAGCGGATCGAGTCCTATTTCCCAGTCCTCTACAAGGGCGCCAACGGCACGGTCGCCCACGAGTGCATCCTAGATCTCCGCGAGTGGAAGGCCCGAGCTGGTATCGAGGTCGAGGATGTGGCGAAGCGCCTCATCGACTATGGCTTCCATGCACCGACCATGAGCTGGCCCGTTGCTGGAACCCTCATGATTGAGCCGACCGAGAGCGAATCGAAAGAAGAACTCGACCGCTTCTGCGATGCCATGATAGCGATTCATGGGGAACTCACGGCCATCGAACGGGGTGAGCTCGACAAGGCCGATAATCCTCTGAAGCGGGCTCCCCACACGGCTCTTACCGTTACCTCCGACGAGTGGAATAGACCCTATTCACGCGCGCAGGCCGCTTATCCTGTAGCATGGCTCAAGAAACATAAGTTCTGGCCCTCAGTCTCGCGTGTTGACAATGTGTACGGCGATCGGAATATTTTCTGCAGTTGCTTGCCGGTTCAGGAGGACTAG
- the gcvH gene encoding glycine cleavage system protein GcvH — translation MNVPADLRYAKTHEWIRQENDIISVGITDHAQAELTDIVYAEPPKVGVEVKAGATAAVVESVKAASDIYSPLSGVVTEVNDALTSNPALLNTDPFGQGWIFKLKASNPAEIDALLTPEAYTAQIGQ, via the coding sequence ATGAACGTTCCAGCAGACCTCCGCTACGCCAAGACTCACGAATGGATCCGTCAGGAGAATGACATCATCTCTGTCGGGATCACCGACCATGCCCAGGCGGAGCTGACCGATATCGTCTATGCCGAGCCTCCGAAAGTTGGTGTCGAGGTGAAGGCCGGTGCGACAGCTGCCGTCGTCGAGTCAGTGAAGGCTGCAAGCGATATCTACTCGCCACTCTCCGGAGTCGTTACCGAGGTGAACGATGCGCTCACTTCCAATCCCGCTCTCCTGAATACCGATCCTTTCGGTCAGGGCTGGATCTTCAAGCTAAAGGCTTCCAATCCTGCCGAGATCGACGCTCTTCTGACCCCCGAAGCCTACACAGCCCAGATCGGTCAATGA
- the gcvT gene encoding glycine cleavage system aminomethyltransferase GcvT, whose protein sequence is MSDPALLKHSPLESAHVACGARMVEFGGWYMPVQYSGIMEEHRAVRSASGMFDISHMGEVIVSGPGALAWLESLLTNRVGKLAVTRGQYTLMLDEKGGVIDDLIIYRTGELSYFLVINGACRDLDLEWMHGHLPADGSVVLQDQGNDYAAIALQGPDAEKVLRGLYPVCDIPKRNGIAPLISSEGIVPSLVARTGYTGEDGFELFVPVAHGIALWERLLAAGVKPCGLGSRDTLRLEMGYPLNGSDLSRDRTPLEAGLDRFVGLDDPAKGDFSGRKALEQQRSEGLPSRLTPLKLSVQGPPLRSHYPVLADGVALGETCSGALSPSLGEGIAMAYLPEVCRIPGTQLEIEVRGRRYAAIIATLPFYKKPSL, encoded by the coding sequence ATGAGCGATCCTGCCCTTCTCAAGCATTCTCCTCTCGAATCAGCCCATGTTGCCTGTGGCGCCCGCATGGTAGAATTTGGCGGATGGTACATGCCGGTCCAGTACTCCGGCATCATGGAGGAGCACCGCGCTGTCAGGTCTGCCTCGGGGATGTTCGACATCTCCCACATGGGGGAAGTTATTGTTTCAGGGCCCGGTGCCCTGGCGTGGCTGGAGAGTCTCTTGACCAACCGCGTCGGCAAGCTGGCCGTCACCCGGGGTCAATACACCCTCATGCTTGATGAGAAGGGGGGGGTTATTGATGATCTCATCATCTACCGGACGGGAGAGTTATCTTATTTTCTGGTGATCAATGGTGCTTGCCGCGATCTCGATCTCGAATGGATGCATGGTCATCTTCCTGCCGACGGTTCCGTTGTGCTGCAGGACCAAGGTAACGACTATGCAGCCATTGCTCTCCAGGGACCCGATGCAGAAAAGGTTCTGAGAGGACTCTATCCTGTCTGCGACATCCCGAAGCGAAACGGCATTGCTCCGCTTATCTCTTCCGAGGGGATCGTTCCCTCACTTGTCGCCCGTACAGGATATACCGGTGAGGATGGGTTTGAACTCTTTGTTCCTGTGGCGCATGGCATCGCGCTTTGGGAGCGCCTTCTTGCCGCTGGAGTGAAGCCTTGTGGCCTTGGATCCCGAGACACCCTGCGGCTTGAGATGGGTTATCCGCTGAATGGCTCGGATCTCTCCCGTGACCGCACCCCGCTAGAGGCAGGTCTGGATCGCTTTGTTGGCCTCGATGATCCCGCGAAGGGTGATTTTTCGGGGCGTAAGGCTCTGGAGCAGCAGCGTTCAGAGGGCCTCCCCTCTCGGTTGACACCCCTCAAGCTTTCCGTGCAGGGTCCGCCGCTCCGTTCCCATTATCCTGTTCTGGCCGATGGAGTTGCATTGGGTGAAACCTGCAGCGGCGCCCTCTCCCCGAGTCTGGGTGAGGGGATCGCCATGGCCTATCTTCCCGAGGTCTGTAGAATCCCCGGAACGCAATTAGAAATTGAGGTGCGAGGTCGCCGTTACGCCGCTATCATTGCAACGCTCCCTTTCTACAAAAAGCCCTCTCTTTGA